The Anaerosoma tenue genome has a window encoding:
- a CDS encoding acetamidase/formamidase family protein has product MSSELTRDTAFFGFSPELGAALRAKQGEKLHLTTHDCFSGQLKTTADTLDSLDWSITNPATGPIYIEDTKPGDILRVDLHEVKAHGPSVMVAVPETGALGHLITEEETAILEHTEDTVKFKDKVVVKQKPMLGVIGVAPEDGTIPNSTPGPHGGNMDCKLITSNTRLYLKVSVEGALFGCGDMHAAMGDGEVVICGAETPGEVTLTPQVVDIPDLPTPFIENDELVAVVASAESTDAAYKMALDMMHAFLTKVAGIPTNDAAMLMSLVGDLKFCQVVDPLLTVRFEFPKSVLADYGYTLPE; this is encoded by the coding sequence ATGTCGTCTGAACTCACCCGTGACACCGCGTTCTTCGGCTTCTCGCCCGAGCTCGGCGCGGCGCTTCGCGCCAAGCAGGGGGAGAAGCTGCACCTCACCACGCACGACTGCTTCAGCGGTCAGCTCAAGACTACGGCTGACACGCTCGACTCGCTCGACTGGTCGATCACCAACCCGGCCACCGGGCCGATCTACATCGAGGACACCAAGCCGGGCGACATCCTGCGCGTCGACCTGCACGAGGTCAAGGCGCACGGCCCGTCGGTGATGGTGGCGGTGCCCGAGACCGGCGCACTCGGTCATCTCATCACCGAGGAGGAGACCGCGATCCTCGAGCACACCGAGGACACGGTGAAGTTCAAGGACAAGGTCGTGGTGAAGCAGAAGCCGATGCTCGGCGTGATCGGTGTCGCCCCCGAGGACGGCACGATCCCCAACTCCACGCCCGGTCCCCACGGCGGCAACATGGACTGCAAGCTCATCACGAGCAACACCCGCCTGTACCTCAAGGTATCCGTTGAGGGCGCGCTCTTCGGCTGCGGCGACATGCACGCCGCCATGGGCGACGGCGAAGTGGTCATCTGCGGCGCGGAGACGCCCGGAGAGGTCACCCTCACCCCGCAGGTGGTGGACATCCCCGACCTGCCCACGCCGTTCATCGAGAACGACGAGCTCGTGGCTGTTGTCGCCTCGGCCGAGTCGACCGACGCCGCCTACAAGATGGCGCTCGACATGATGCACGCGTTCCTCACCAAGGTGGCCGGCATCCCCACCAACGATGCCGCGATGCTGATGAGCCTCGTGGGCGACCTCAAGTTCTGCCAGGTCGTGGACCCGCTGCTCACCGTGCGGTTCGAGTTCCCCAAGAGCGTTCTGGCCGACTACGGGTACACGCTGCCCGAGTAG